In Nerophis lumbriciformis linkage group LG01, RoL_Nlum_v2.1, whole genome shotgun sequence, the genomic stretch ATCTTCCCCTTCGAGAAAGCGGAGTTTCTGTGTTTAATCAATGACAGCTCTGACTGGAACGTCACCTGGTACAAATCGGGCAGTCAAGTACAAGAAACAGACCCAAATTTGTCTTTCAGTATGTCGCAAGGAGTAGTGCTGACCATCCCCGCAGCATTGCCAGCACATTCTGGACTCTATGTGTGTCAAGGTCATCACAAAGTAAAGGGCAATACGAGCTACAGTAATTCGCTTGAACTGAAAGTCGATGGTAAAGTTTCATCTGTTTTACTTGTTGATCGTCAAGTCAACAGATACTCATATGCAGACTGTTTATGTTTTCTAACTGTTCAGCAAACAAGCCCAAAGCAACTCTGACGCAGAATCCAAAGTGGGAACACATGTACCCAGGAGAATCTGTCACTTTTCAGTGCACGATTCACAAGTCTCAAGGTTGGGAGTATGAGTGGTTCCGCAATGACATGAAAATCCAAGAATCTAACATTACATATAGAATAGATTCTTTAACACTATCTGACACTGGGCGGTACCACTGCAAAGCCAAGAGaggaaaaagtcttttttttttttacacggaaCAAAGTGAAACCTCAATCCTGCAGGTCTATGGTAAGCATCACTTACCACAACTCGGTCACACTGTACTTCACGGCTTATTCATGCGATGCAAACCAgcctatactgtgtatatgtatctatgcatgtatgtatgtatatatatatatacagtacaggccaaaagtttggacacaccttctcattcaatgggttttctttattttcattactatttacattgtagattgtcactgagggcatcaaaattatgaacgaacacatgtggagttatgtacttaacgaacaaggtgaaataagtgaaaacatgttttatattctagtttcttcgaaatagccaccctttgctctgattactgttttgcacacttttggcattctctcgatgagcttcaagaggtagtcacttgaaagggttttcacttcacaggtgtcatagttctgatgccttcagtgacaatcgacaatgtaaatagtcgtgaaaataaagaaaacaaatttaaatgaggtttgtccaaacgtttggcctgtactgtatatacatatatatttttgtttttaatttatttatgtatgtatttcagaACCACCAACACCAACTCTGAGGCTTGTGACTTCCTGGTCAGATGTGTTTGAAAATGAGACAGTGGAGCTATCATGCAATATGGACAGCTCTAACTGGACATTCATCTGGCACAAACATGGAATGGAACTCCAAAGAGACTCTGTGGTGAAGCTGAGAGCAGGAGGATCCCGTCTCAAAATAACCTCAGCTTCTCGAGCTCACCAAGGAGAATATTCTTGCAAAGCACAACTGAAGTCCAGGAAAGTCACCTCCATATTCAGCAACACTGCAATTGTTCATGTTTATGGTAAATTACGTTTTTATTGTGCCTTTGTTTTCCATAATGTTAACACCATGTTTATTCATGTATTACAAAGACCTTCCCTggaaacatatacagtacatacactattTGGTCCCATACAGGTCCATCCAGTGGCATTTCCATATGGAAAAGGTGTTTCTTTGGCAACTTGGGGCATAGCTCTACTTCTTCACATGGGCAGGGAAATCTGACATACACGTACAAAAAATACTTCAAAACAGAAAAATAAGGATAATGAGACACATTTTGCCTTACACAAACTGAATGCATTCAAGCTAAATAAAAACTGCTGGTTTATAACCTAAAACGAGACTCTTTGGAGCACAAATTATCATAACAAGGACTACATGTTTTGAGATCTTCCAAATTGTTCTTTAATGTTCATAGCTACATTCAGTGTATATGTATGAGAATTGTATATGACGTCCTTCATTAACAAAAGGACTGTTCTTGAAATATCAAGTAatattttaacctttttttttttaaggaactccccCTAAGCCATCACTGAGCAAGGATCCTATTTTGAACTCGATGTATGTTGGAGAAAACACCACATTCACCTGCAAAGTGGATGTGGCAACCGGCTGGGTATACCAGTGGTACAAAGACGGAACAACACTTATTGGCACAGACGAGACCCTCCAAATCACACACCTTGGTCCTCATGATGCAGGGACATACCAGTGCAAGGCTACTAGAGGCCAAAGAACGTCCACGGACATTAGTGACAAGATGACTCAAGATGTTCTTGGTAGGTAAAAATCGGCAAATAAATCTTACTTTTGAATTGCATTGAGAGAAACATTACATGGTAtctcacacaagtgaatacacCCCTTAAGTACATCTTCTAAAGGGACAACACAAAAGGGACTATGAGTCAGTATGAAAGTGAGAACACAGCAATTATAGCCTAAGTACTGTATAGTTTGCTGAAATGTGGGGTgtattaaaaaacatttacagaTAGTTTTTTAGGAAGTCATAGAGAGAAACAACATTTAATATGCACCTTGCTTCCTTTTAAAGCTGTTTGTATTCTGTTGAAACAGGATGTGGTACTGAGCAGGAAGGGAAGGAAATGAATTTATTTAGCTATGAATATTGAAACAATGAGGGTAGAGGATTTCCTCCCACTACTATTTCATGCAAAGGTTCTCTCATATTTCTAAGACAGTTTACTGCTATTGACAGTAGTTTATTAGGCTaaccaaaaaaaaattggtttcaaAAGCCTAactggtgtgttttttttaaagaaattcccGTTCCGTCAATGGTGGTAAGCACCCGATGGGCAGATGTTTTCCCCACGGAGCGTGTGACATTGAGCTGTGCAATTGAGACAAGCTCTGACTGGACGTATAAATGGCAAAAAGACGGTCAGGTGATCCAGAGCAACATGTCTTTTACGTTGGATGGAACTACTCTGTCCATTGACTCTGCTTCAGACTTTCATGGAGGGATTTACAGCTGCTCAGGAACACTAAACAGCAGGCCTGTCAGCAGCAACCTTTCTTCTGGAGTATCAATCAGTGTCTACGGTGAGTTTTGGAACACTCCCCTTAAAACTCATACACATTTCAGTAAGTTTGTGCTGATATACTTTAATGCTACGATCAACAAATGTAATCATTGGTTCCACTTTTAGGCAAGAAACCCAAAGCCATCCTGGTGCAGGACCCTGCTGATACATTACTGCACACTGGAGATTCTGTCTCCTATAGCTGTCACATCAACGTCTCCTCTGGATGGGAGTATCGGTGGTACAAAGATGCTGATCCACTAACTGTATCTGGAAACAACTACACCATAAGTCCACTGGCCTTGGGAAACACTGGATCATATAAATGTCAAGCAATGAGAGGGCGAAGCAGTGC encodes the following:
- the LOC133622594 gene encoding cell adhesion molecule CEACAM5-like isoform X1 encodes the protein MRLLRVFGVMYVAAICVAQDPLDVTSMDILPPSGSSNATESIYGELNVTSMFSDIFPTSQPSTESQTIYEPPVPSLHLQSPWFEIFPFEKAEFLCLINDSSDWNVTWYKSGSQVQETDPNLSFSMSQGVVLTIPAALPAHSGLYVCQGHHKVKGNTSYSNSLELKVDANKPKATLTQNPKWEHMYPGESVTFQCTIHKSQGWEYEWFRNDMKIQESNITYRIDSLTLSDTGRYHCKAKRGKSLFFFYTEQSETSILQVYEPPTPTLRLVTSWSDVFENETVELSCNMDSSNWTFIWHKHGMELQRDSVVKLRAGGSRLKITSASRAHQGEYSCKAQLKSRKVTSIFSNTAIVHVYGTPPKPSLSKDPILNSMYVGENTTFTCKVDVATGWVYQWYKDGTTLIGTDETLQITHLGPHDAGTYQCKATRGQRTSTDISDKMTQDVLEIPVPSMVVSTRWADVFPTERVTLSCAIETSSDWTYKWQKDGQVIQSNMSFTLDGTTLSIDSASDFHGGIYSCSGTLNSRPVSSNLSSGVSISVYGKKPKAILVQDPADTLLHTGDSVSYSCHINVSSGWEYRWYKDADPLTVSGNNYTISPLALGNTGSYKCQAMRGRSSAIFETEQSLTLSLQVEERPLANIIVLTGWSEVFSTDSLVLQCEVTGSRDTWNYTWFVKGQQITNSSSEKHTVTPQNDPEQSQYACQGIRIGRPYYSTKSDALTTKNLLLKRRVLLSISGCIFFGIVAVFLGCFVLKVTRKPEDNERRPDEPELFLTMAQLKERVDAPCLLVDYITDAQLNNPAKESEDINCSETTKLPVILQQDQAVTTESTDKAAEDGALVSFQH
- the LOC133622594 gene encoding cell adhesion molecule CEACAM5-like isoform X2, with protein sequence MRLLRVFGVMYVAAICVAQDPLDVTSMDILPPSGSSNATESIYGELNVTSMFSDIFPTSQPSTESQTIYEPPVPSLHLQSPWFEIFPFEKAEFLCLINDSSDWNVTWYKSGSQVQETDPNLSFSMSQGVVLTIPAALPAHSGLYVCQGHHKVKGNTSYSNSLELKVDANKPKATLTQNPKWEHMYPGESVTFQCTIHKSQGWEYEWFRNDMKIQESNITYRIDSLTLSDTGRYHCKAKRGKSLFFFYTEQSETSILQVYEPPTPTLRLVTSWSDVFENETVELSCNMDSSNWTFIWHKHGMELQRDSVVKLRAGGSRLKITSASRAHQGEYSCKAQLKSRKVTSIFSNTAIVHVYGTPPKPSLSKDPILNSMYVGENTTFTCKVDVATGWVYQWYKDGTTLIGTDETLQITHLGPHDAGTYQCKATRGQRTSTDISDKMTQDVLEIPVPSMVVSTRWADVFPTERVTLSCAIETSSDWTYKWQKDGQVIQSNMSFTLDGTTLSIDSASDFHGGIYSCSGTLNSRPVSSNLSSGVSISVYGKKPKAILVQDPADTLLHTGDSVSYSCHINVSSGWEYRWYKDADPLTVSGNNYTISPLALGNTGSYKCQAMRGRSSAIFETEQSLTLSLQVEERPLANIIVLTGWSEVFSTDSLVLQCEVTGSRDTWNYTWFVKGQQITNSSSEKHTVTPQNDPEQSQYACQGIRIGRPYYSTKSDALTTKNLLLKRRVLLSISGCIFFGIVAVFLGCFVLKVTRKPEDNERRPDEPELFLTMAQLKERVDAPCLLVDYITDAQLNNPAKESEDINCSETTKLPVILQQDQVTTESTDKAAEDGALVSFQH
- the LOC133622594 gene encoding cell adhesion molecule CEACAM5-like isoform X3, which produces MRLLRVFGVMYVAAICVAQDPLDVTSMDILPPSGSSNATESIYVTSMFSDIFPTSQPSTESQTIYEPPVPSLHLQSPWFEIFPFEKAEFLCLINDSSDWNVTWYKSGSQVQETDPNLSFSMSQGVVLTIPAALPAHSGLYVCQGHHKVKGNTSYSNSLELKVDANKPKATLTQNPKWEHMYPGESVTFQCTIHKSQGWEYEWFRNDMKIQESNITYRIDSLTLSDTGRYHCKAKRGKSLFFFYTEQSETSILQVYEPPTPTLRLVTSWSDVFENETVELSCNMDSSNWTFIWHKHGMELQRDSVVKLRAGGSRLKITSASRAHQGEYSCKAQLKSRKVTSIFSNTAIVHVYGTPPKPSLSKDPILNSMYVGENTTFTCKVDVATGWVYQWYKDGTTLIGTDETLQITHLGPHDAGTYQCKATRGQRTSTDISDKMTQDVLEIPVPSMVVSTRWADVFPTERVTLSCAIETSSDWTYKWQKDGQVIQSNMSFTLDGTTLSIDSASDFHGGIYSCSGTLNSRPVSSNLSSGVSISVYGKKPKAILVQDPADTLLHTGDSVSYSCHINVSSGWEYRWYKDADPLTVSGNNYTISPLALGNTGSYKCQAMRGRSSAIFETEQSLTLSLQVEERPLANIIVLTGWSEVFSTDSLVLQCEVTGSRDTWNYTWFVKGQQITNSSSEKHTVTPQNDPEQSQYACQGIRIGRPYYSTKSDALTTKNLLLKRRVLLSISGCIFFGIVAVFLGCFVLKVTRKPEDNERRPDEPELFLTMAQLKERVDAPCLLVDYITDAQLNNPAKESEDINCSETTKLPVILQQDQAVTTESTDKAAEDGALVSFQH